Sequence from the Peromyscus eremicus chromosome 4, PerEre_H2_v1, whole genome shotgun sequence genome:
CTCTTTGAAACCAAACCATTAGACTCCATTAACAAATCAGAAGATGTGTATGTCATTAAATCTGTCACCCAGGAAGACATTCAGAAGGGGGATGTGAGTTCTGTCAGGTACAGATTTGAAACTCAGCCACTGGATCAGATTTCAGATGAATCCCATAATATTGTGCACACTGTTGACTATATTCAAGGAGGCAATGTGAAGATGGGTAAACAATTCTTTGAGTCTGAAAATGGTGACAAGAAGAATTATATCAGAACAGTAAGTGTCAATGAAATACAAAAGGGCAATGTTAAGACTTCTACTTGGCTCTTTGAAACTCATAGCATAGATGAGCTGGGAGAAGGATCTGGATATGAAAATATCAAGACTGTCACCCAGGAAGAGGTGCAGAAAGGTGACGTTAAGAATGCAGTGTGGCTTTTTGAAAATCAAACATTGGATTCTATTAAGGAAGTAGATGAAGGTGCTGCAAAAATGACCAAAGAAGAAATTCCTCCATCGGATGTCAAAACAACGACATGGCTGTTTGAAACAACACCTATTCATGAATTTAATGGAACCAGAGTAGAGAAGGTAGAAATTATTGGCAAAAGCATCAAAGAAACACTGGAAAGCCTCTACTCTCAAAGAGTTATTGAAGCTCCTGGAATTATCATCGAAGCTGATGAAGTTGGGGATGTCCGAATGGCAAAATACAAGCTCATGAACCAAACAACTCCAGAGATACAGAAGGAAGATGTTATCAGAGCTGATCTCAAAAGCATAATGATGAATTTACTTTCCCAAAAAGACTGTACAAAGAAAGAGATATTTGTCAGCgaagaggagaagggaaatgTCAATTTGACTAAAACTCAATTATTAAACAGATCAACTGAATTTCATGCTGAAAAGGAAGAGATAGTGAGAGGGGATGTAAAACAAGCAATAACAAATCTGTTCTCAGAGGAAAGATGTGCAAAGAAAGGAATATTAATTCAGGAAGATGAAAAAGGAGATATTAACATGACTATCTATTGTCTTCTGCATGAAAATGCTGGTGACAAGATTGAGCGTGAAGAAATAATAGGAGGTGATGTGAGACGCACCATTCACAACCTGTTATCTTCTACATCAAATGCTAAAATACCTGAAAGGACAAAAATCGATGCCTCAGAGAGGGGAAACGTTCAGTTCTTCACAACATGCATAGAAACTGGAGCTTTGGATTACCTCAAACAACTCCAAACAGGGACAAATGAAACTCTCACAGCTAGGAAacaagagggaggggaagaaataaTTGGCGGTGATGTTGAGGGCACAAAACTGTTACTAAAGAAAAGGCCGTCTCTGTTTGAACGTACTGTTAATGAAACTGACATCATCTCAGGAGATGTGCATAATACAATTAAAGTCTTAATGACAGGGCTTCAGAGTTCGTCTaataagacacagaaagaagagaTTATAAAAGGTGATTTGAAACCAACCCTAAATTCTCTCAACCAGGCCATGAATCAGAAAATAATGGCTAAAACAGAAGAAGTTATAAAAGGTGACAAGCTGGACACACTGGAGTCAAGTGACAGACAGAAGGAATCTAAACAATCTGGTAGCATCCCTAGTGATATTGAGCAAGCTATTGAGTGCCTGGAGAAGGCTACAAATACAAGGACTGAAATACTGAAAAAAGAGTTGATACTAGATGATCTTGAAACATCGTTAAGGTCCTTGAAAGAAGCACAATGGGGTTTCAAAGAAGTTGATAAGGCAGGCATAAACAAAGAAGATGCCCTGCCTGGGATGGCAGgattctcagaaagacaaaaaacagggATTAATCCAGCAGCTGTCCAGAGAGACAAAAAAAGTCTTCTTCAACCAGTGCCAGGACCCTTTGAGCCAGTAACCAGGCAGCAAGCAGGACCAGGCACTCTCAATGAAACTACCCAGAAATCCTACCACCGGTCTTTAATAGAAGAAAGATCTGAGGCTAATCTTCCCAGAGCCCCTAAGGGCACTGTAAAAATTGTCATTGATCGTGAACAAAACAATGATGCTCTTGAAAAAAGCCTTAGGAGGATGTCTAACTCAGAACACAGAGTTATAAAAAGTGTCTTAGACATGGGTGACAGAATTGGCATCTCGACTGAGAGCAAAGAATATCTGTGTGGTGGCAAGGATATGGGCAAACAGGTAACTGCAACCACGTCAATGAAGGAAAACCTAAAAACCAAGGAATCAGAGAATGTGATAGATTCGAAGGATGATATCTTTAACTTCACCCAGTCTGTGGAAAAAACTTTTAGAAAGCAGCAGACTCAAATTTGTGAACTAGGGAATGACCACCAGAAGTCTCAGTTCCAGGATTCCTATAGGAAGAGGCAAACTAATACCAAAAACATGAATATATCATCAGTGGTACAAAGTTATACACCAAATCCTACTCAGCATCTTGTCAACAAGACAGCTGGAGAAATGCATGGGATGACAAGGGACTTTCAGAAGCAAACCCTCCTAAGCCAGGAAACACGGTATTCTCataaagatacaaagaaaaatgacagGTGCCTTCAACCTTTGCCTGCAGATAAGGATGTACACAATGTAACAGGAGTAAGAGTCTCTGGGAAAAGCCACAAAAAATTTCAGGCAACTGACAAAGAACAGAAAATTGATGTTTGTCTAGAAAGCCAGGACTTTCTAATGAAGACAAATACTTCCAAAGAGTTGAAAATGGCAATGGAGAGGTCCTTTAATCCAATCAACCTTCACCCTGagtataatataaaagaaaatgaggaCTCCCTTCCACCTccatctccccctcctcctccaccttccaaTGCATCATCTGAAATTGAATTTCCTCTCCCCCCTCCACCACCTTTAATGCTGTTGCCTGAAAAAGATGAGTTTCCTCCCTCATCATCCACAGAGAAGACAAAGTCTGAATTTGAAAGCTTCCCaagtctccctcttcctccaccaCCAGTAGATGAGAAATCTGAAAGAGAATGTCTGTCAGCGTCCctaccacctcctccaaagccaTCACAAGCAGCACATCTTCTTGCCTCCTCTGTCCTAGAAAATCAAAGTGAAGCATTCACACAGCAGTATTCCCAAAGAGAAGCCTCAAGCTCTCAGCAAATCCACTCTCAGGCTAACACCCTAACAGGGAAATCACCACCTCCTACACTCCCCAAACCCAAACTTCCCAAGAGAATTAAAGATAAAATGAGCCAGCAGTCCCCAAACGGTGAATTGGGAAGATCTCTGTCAGATATGGAAATTAAAACTACTCTTTCAAAGAATCAGAAAAGATCAATGGTGGCAACGGGCAGTGAGTACACAGAAATACAGCAGGAAGTATCAAGAAAAGGTCTTGATGAAAGAAAACAGCTGTCCGTCCACTCTGcaaactctctctctcagacagctccagaaatcccagcactcaagggaaAACAGACAGTGCCCCTTGTTAAATCCCACTCATTTCCATCAGGTTCAGAACAACAAAGTCCAAAGCCTTATGTGAGAAAATTTAAGACGCCTTTAATGATAGCTGAAGAAAAATACAGACGGCAAAAGGAAGAGattgagaaacagagacaggagaatccttgcCACAGCATTGTCCAAACAGAAACCTACCACCAAAAcatatcagagagagagaaagaattagcATCACACAAAGCAGCTGAGGCAGTCCTCACACCCAGAAAGGATTTGGATTTGACTAGGGCACAATCCAACCTGGACTCTAAGAACAGGGCTGTGCTTGCAGGCATGAGTTCTGACAGCCAGCTCTCCACAGCTTCTGCATTGATGGTTGCTACTGAGAGGCTCCAGCATGTTCTAGCAGATTCAGAAGATAAGTGTACCATTAGAAAGGAAGGCATACAAAGCTCGAAGGACATGCTGCAATCGAAATCAGCTTGTGAAATTAGCCAGAGTCACAATGAAAGTAAGACACAACAAACACTTGAGCAACATGTGGAGAACTTGCCCTTTCCCCAAAGCAAACCAATTTTCCCAAGTTTCAAAGTGAAAACTATCAAGCTTCCAACTCTAGATCATACATCGACTGAAACAGATCTCAGTTCTGAAAGTCACATAAAGCAATCTGAAGTTGACATCCAAACCATTGCTAAACCAATGAATCAGGAAATCAAGAAAACCCAAGCAAGGGCACAATGTGATAATAAGCAACCTGTGCCTGAAAAATCTTCTCAATTACCTAAAACAGAGAAAAGGGTGACAGTGCAAATGCCtgaaaactactcagagaaaaaTCAAGAGAGTAAGCTCAAAACAGTTCCCAAGAGACAGAGGGGATTTGGGGAGTTTGACAGAGGGAATATCCTAGGGAGTGAAGAAAAGAATCAGGACTTATCAATGAGCAGGTCAAAAGAAGACAGATTAATagttgaaagaaaacaagaagatcTGCAGGATCAGCGAGTACCAAGGTTAGTCCAGCAAAAGATTATCGATGTATGTCTGGACTCACAGACTCAGAATTTTCAGCAAACACAAATACAAGCTTCGGGAAGTACAGTTGAGCATAAAAAATTGCCCCAGTCACCTAATGACGTGCCAGAGAAAAAATGTCTTAGAGACAACGACATGCAACAGAGACATGTCTCTCCTAACACTGAAGATTTGAAACAAGAGATTACACAGAACACATCTCCATTTTCCTCTGTGAAAGGATCTCAGCACGATGATGGAAAATGTAGCATAAATATATTGGAATTCTTGAGAAAACGTGAAGAACTACAGCAGATTTTGTCTAGAGTAAAACAGTTTGAAGCAGAGTCAAATAAAAGTGGCCTTAAAACATTTCAGACACTGTTAAATATTGTTCCAGTATGGCTGATAagtgaagaaaaaagagaatatggagtTCGTGTTGCCATGGAGAATAATTTAGAaaaagtcaaagaagaaatagcaCGTATTAAAACTCAAGCAGAGGATATGCTTGTGCACTGTGAACATATAATTCAAACAGCCATGATGGTCTCGCaaacaggaaagcagaaagataagCCTACTCATCTTAATGAAATGTCATTGAAAGTGTCTAATGTTAATGCCAGCTCTAATAAATGCactgaacagaaagaaaataaaattgtagaagaaaaatTATCATCACACCACCAAGTAGCAACGACTCATAATCCTGCTAGCACACATCAGGAGACTAAGGGAGGAGATAATAAGATTGCTCCTCCTTCTTTGAAAACTCGCCCACCATCACCAACTTTCATTACAATAGAGTCCACTGCCCGACGAGCAGAAGCCTCCActaagagtgagctttctcagtccCCTAAAAAGAACAGTTGTGCTGAACCTCCACCCCCAAGACCCACAGAGCACACATCTAGACTTCACAGAACAtgcacccccccatccccaccaagGAGTCGCTCAGAACAACTGGTTCGACTCAAAGACACCACGGCCAGGTTAGCCAGAGGTACCGTCCCATGTTCGCCAGGGACCCCAGTTCCAATCGTGGAGAAGAGATCTGAAGTTGTCATGTCTCCAGCCACACTCCGCAGGCAAATTAAGATAGAAAGTCATGCCAGGGACTCTCCACCCACCATCACAATACCTGTAAGTGTAAACCATGTCGTTAGTGGTTCCTTCAGAGACTCTGTGGAAGCTCAAGAGTCAATGAGGAAGATAGAGCAAAAGGAGACTTACATTcataaagatgaaatgaattCGATCAACAACACAGTGCCAGCGACGGAAAGCTATGACGCAGTTGAGATCATCCGCCAGGTGGGAGGGCCTCGCCTATCAGAACGCACAGAGAGATTTGAAGCCGCCAATCAAACAGTTCAGATGGCTGAACGTTTTCTGAATGGCCATGAAAACGAAATAAACAGATGGTTTAGGGAATTTGAGAATGGCCCAGTTTTCGGAgcgaagacagagagaagagctTATGCAAATGGTGAAATAAACCACAACATGAAACAAGAGAGTCACACATTTTGTAAGGAGGAATTTGGATTAGCATCTTCTGGAAATGCTAATTTTACAGCCTTTTCATACAGACATCCTAGAGAGCGCCAAGAAGAAGTTCCAGCTATGCAGCCCAGGGTTCACTCTGAAGGAAGGTCTCTGAGTGAGCATTTCTTAGGTTTGGATGCATTTAACCATCAGATTGTTGGGTCAAAGGTGGCAACCTCATCCTCACGTAGCTCAGAAGCTGGCAGGTCTGGCTTCGACTTCAAGCATGCCCCACCAACCTATGAAGATGTGATCGCTGGCCATATCCTAGATCTTTCAGATTCACCTAcaaatctcagaagagattttcaGCAGACATGGCAGGAGAGCGAGAGGGTTTTTCAGCGCTTGGGATATGAAACTGCAGCTGCACAAGCACCTGAAATGAGCAGGGCCTTCCAGGAGGAATCTGCCTTTATAAGTGGTAAATGAGATTGGAGAGTGTGAAAGAAGATTAACCCATCTGAAAGCACGTGTGCCAAGGACAAATGATTTGCAATTAAAACCGTGTGTGGCAATAACCCACTAACCTGCTAGGACTAACAGCTACCCCCGGAGGCTTGTGATTTTTTGCTGTCCCTGCTTTCGTTACTTTCTTTATTAACAATAACATTTAATATGGTTGATCTGCAGTATACGTTACTGAAACCTGTTCTTCAAACTTAAGGTAAATAGGAGTTTGAAGAAAGCATCAGACATAACAACTGCTGTAGTGGTTTTAGTAGTGGTGGAACTCTTTGCTTGCTATAGAACAAActcattattaaaattttataataaaatttactttattCAATAGTTTATGGTGATATCAGATCAAAATCTTTGGCCTGGTATTGACTAATTTTAACTGCATACTTAAGTAGCCTCTACCATGAATTCACCTTAGTGATAGCCTCAGACAGAAGTCACAGATGCTATATTTTCATCAATGTGTTaaaggtgtatatatatatatatatatatatatatatatatatatatatatatatatataaaacattagaCATTTTATGTATTTAGCTATTGTAATTGAATTGAAGTGATAACATCCCCTGATATCAATGTTTTCTATAACTAATATTATCATCTTTATGAACATTAACCCTCAAATGACAATTCAGATGATCTCATTCATAGATGAGGATAAACAATACATATTAAAACTTGATTATGTTGGTACGATGAGAGGTTTAGATCATGAGAACATAGTACATGATATTTTTAACATCAGAATATAGCTTACTCCATTTTATTTTCCACACTTTCTACAATTAGTGAGGCTTCATGATAAAAGGATTGGACATAATTAATAGGCATCATTAATATAGTCCATTCTTTTAGACAGATTGAAAGAAATagcaaacttaaaaataaaagccactGAAATTAATAATTATGCCTTTCATATTTATAACATATGTGTCTAGTTTATCAAGTTAATATGGTTTCTTAATGTGCTTGCTTCTGGCATAATTAAGCAAAGCTGTCTAATTAATTTCAAATGCTCAGTTTTTGTTAAGACAGTTCaaaaccatagaaaacacaaagaaGCTGGTGTTAAATGTAGAAATATGTCCCTACTGGAATCAAAAAAGCAAAGGAGTCCTCTCAATCATGGAGAGGCAGAGTGTAAGCACTAAAGTGATTTTCACATGAAGGCACCTTGACATACCTGCTTTCATAGGTGACAAATTCAAAAGCTTACTTATTCTTTTGAGAATGTTTAATTGATGTTTCTGTGTTCATTGTAAGGCACTAGGAACCCTGGTTAGTGAAGTAACTACTGTTATTTATAAAGACTACTCTCCATAGGAGAGCAATGGGAAGAAACTGTAGGTGCTGAGTAAGAGAAgcagtgaaaaagagaaagaatagatGTAAGGATCCAAAAGGCTGTAAAATCTGAAGTTGGTTGGGTACAGAGTAGAGGTCCCTCCCTGCACATTTCATGGATGGGAAAATACTATTACAAGGAAGTTAGCAGTATCATGTTATAAGTAAACCTGATATAGATCATGAAGTAAACTTGATATTATTAAGATAATACTTAATCAAATACTATACAATGTCTTGGCTAATAAAAATCTGTGTGCACTTTAGAATGATTTATCCATatgtttttagaaattaaaattttacataaaacTTTATATGTATGGAAAGCTTAGTTGCTTCAAATGATACATTTTCTAAAAGTTCCCCATGACTGAGTTTACTGTATATATTTAATGGATTAATGTAAGTGAGCATAATACACATTTATGTGTTTATTGTATAATAATTCAACTTCCATAAAGCATCATGGTAGAGGCATTAAATCTTTGTACCAGATCCTCAAATTCCATGCTAGTGTACACTGTCTAGAGAAAGAGACATTAAAAACAATTATTGGGGCTTTTTCACTTTTTCTGCATGTCCAGTtaccattttatttgttttctgatgcTATTGCAATTGTGATGGAAAATAGAAACAGATAAGcctttataaatttttatttttagaaactgCTGGTCCAAGACAAGGAAACCTGCATAATTTGTCAAAAGACAGTTTATCCAATGGAGCGCCTCGTAGCAGACAAGCAGAATTTTCATAAGTCTTGTTTCAGATGCCATCACTGCAGCAGTAAACTGAGGTAAAATGTCATGCTGATTGTGCCACATAGATTGAAGAACCTTGGAGCATATGTATAATATCTAGTCTCTAGAGTTCTCCAGATCTCACAGCTGCCCTCACTGGCCACAGTAACACAGTGGGATGCTGCCCTAATCTATTGCGCATTGTTCGGGTTGACCCACAACACGTCCCtttcccaagctgcctttctAGTTGTGAAAATCATGTGGGTAAGAAAGCCTCCAGAGTACTGTGCAAGTTAGGATTTTAAAGTTAGTGCTGTTGGTTGAATATATTAGCTCTAGACTAGAAGCTGGTAAACTCTTTCCATAAAGGGCAGATCGTGAATATTATTATTTGGCAGTCTGTTCTGTTCCTATCAGGACTCAGGTTTCCTTGGAGTCCAAGAAAGGCTGGCTGGAGAGAACAGGTGGGTGTGACTGTAAACGAATAAGCTTGGTTATGTTCCAGGGAAACGTTGTATCCCACAGCAGGTGATGGTACAGAGCTTGTCTGTTTGAGCTACAGTATAGAAGTTAGGAAATGGAATTGGGAATACTATTAGTGACAGGTCAGGGAAAAGCTGTTTATTTCTGAAGCAAAGGCAGCATGCTAATCAACACAGTGGCATGAGCTTTCCTTTTCCACACCTCTCAAAATAGATGCATTTAAATGAACGTGACATTTGGTAAGGCTATAGTTTGAAATGCTGAAATAGAATTTATTTTGCTGAATCTAATGTGCACCTCTCAGACTATCACTTTCCTGATTTTAATTGGCAGTGTCAAATATCCCTCATTGCTACATTATTTTTCCTTGGTTTCCATGACAATATAACATAATGATTCCCCTCTATTTTGGAGGTGCTCCTTCTCAGGCACCTGTGCAGGTAACTTTTCTTCTGACAAACAATGAGAGAGATGTTAGAGCTCTTCAGAAGCTGGCCATTTGGATCTAGTCTTCTaattgtatctttttttcttctggtgaATCACACGCCCTCCTGTAACTCCCATGTGAGGAATGACTCTGAAATGTGCATGGCTGGGCCAGATTGCACCTTTGCCCATTAAATGCTTACTACCAATGACAGAGAGCTCTGTAAGACACACAATAACAGTTCTCCTCACTGTTGCCTTCATTCTCTGAGTGTAGTTTCTATCCCTCTGTAACAGAAAGTGCCATTAACTCTGGCCTCTTCATGAAGTTATCTTTCACATATCCTTTCTGTTCATTCCAGCCATCACCCGTTTCTTCAATTACAGAATTCATAATTCCCCCTTAAGTTGTGTTCACTTCACCATCCCCATAGCCCAGCTATCCTTCGAGCAAGCATTGTTTCTCACTTGGGCAAATGCCACACCCATTATAGCTAGCGGTGCAGTCTCCCTGTGTGCATATCTCTTACCAGCACCATTATCAACAATCCATCCTAAGACTATATTCTATAATGTAGTAAAATGATCCTTCTGAAACACAAACTTGGTGTAACTTCTCTGTATAAAATTCAGACTAGCTTCCCCTgtccattaaaaaatatttaacattaaaaCATTAATTAACCTACAGTTCAAATCTAGCCCTTGTTTCTGTGCAATTCTTCAAGCATCCCTAATCCTTCCCAGTTACATGTTACTCTCCATGCAGAATTACCTCCTTCTAGttccaataaatatttttctctcatacttcTAGCTAGTGCCAGATGCCATCTCTACTCTTCTAGGAGTTTTTATTATCCATCTTCCGGATCTCTATTAGTTTAATGTCAATTTGTCCTTCAGAACACAACTAAGGCTATCCCATccaggaagctttttttttttttttttttttttttgactttcatGGACAGGAGGACAGGCATCCTTCCCAATTATTCCTCAAAGCTTCCCCTGCACTTTCCCCCACTGTCAACTTGACCTACTATAATTATCATTGACATTAATTGTGGTAAAGTTTGCTTTCACAACATCTAGTAAAGGCTGGCATATAATGAAGTGTCAAAATTACAAAATCAAAGACTGATACTTTTAAGTGAGGAACCAAACATACAAAGAAAGTCAAACAAGCCAAATGCATGACATAATAAACCATTTCAGCATGAACACTTGGTAACCAATAACCAAGATAAAGAAATAGAACTTCGATAGCCATGTTGGAAGACCCTTTTTAAGTATCTTGTTTTTACAAACAACCTCCACTCATTGCCATAACTGAAACTATCCATATTAATGAGCATgtcctttcatttaattgttgCTGCCCTTGTATACTTTTATAGTGCTGTATCTTACTTTCATGTTTTGCTATGTCttgtaaattcttttttaatctgTAAACTTCCCCTGCATTCCCTTCCTGTTTCACCATTTATTTGTTAAGAGCACAGGACATTTGGCCGGCAGAATGTTTCAGTCTCAAGTTGCTGATTGCACACACACCAAGTAGTTCAGCCTTCTCTTTGTCCTAGATACTTCCAAACTGTCAGATAGTACTAGATTTTGGATTAGACCTGCAGGTGTATGCTATTCCTGGCCATGTGATCACTTTTTAGAGGAAAGAGTGTAGTCCTCATAAACTTACTAATCAGGAATGGTTGATAGGCTTCAACAAATTGCATTGACTGGTGCTCATCTCTCCTTCCCTTGGTGAGAGGAATCTCCTCTCTTTCCATTGTCTGCTGGGTACTTTTTCCATGACCTAAGTAAACATTAGGGACTTTCTCATTGTGTGATAGATGCAGGCTTTCTTTACTTTCCCTGTGCAAGTCCTGATTCCATCATTTCTGTAAGGCTT
This genomic interval carries:
- the Xirp2 gene encoding xin actin-binding repeat-containing protein 2; translated protein: MSPKSGHSHSVEVTSNLTKPGEASTAESEGGEGETELLEALSLKERMARYQAAVSRGDARSFSANVMEESEVCTVPGGLAKMKKQFEKDEVTSTCNGFSEYQYQHQSRSEQEAIHSSQEMRRNEQEVSKAYGTDVFKTEMISHLEKHTEEINQASQFHQYVQETVIDTPEEEEIPKVSTKILKEQFEKSAQEKFHYSDKETTPSRCIKIKNDSEEPLKPSSAVGTSCSYTSTSQRKETSTSSYSNHSVTSSSLAQVNGTPSGKMEEFPPPPPDVLQTPMDVTAFSQSPEFPNPPRGLPIPKDLYSKQRNLYELNRLYRHIHPELRKNLEKDYISEVSEIVSSQISSGNSGSADVQQARYIFENTNDSSQKDLNSERENLEWDEILKGEVQSMRWIFENQPLDSINNGSADEEYTSKTVADQELIAGGDVKYTTWMFETQPIDALGVPSAGTEGNTGKIPELARGDVCTARWMFETRPLDSMNKMHQSQEETASTAINDITGGDVKTVRYMFETQHLDQLGQLHSVDEVHLLQLRSELKEIKGNVKRSIKCFETQPLYVIRDGSGQMLEIKTVQKEDIERGDVRTARWMFETQPLDTINKDITEIKVVRGISMEENVKGGVSRAKWLFETQPLEKIKEDSEEAVLQKEAIIGTDVSKKCWMFETQPLDSLKEIPDADTVSAEERIGGDVKTTKHLFETLPIEALKDSPDVGKLQKITASEEEKGDVKHQKWVFETQPLEDIREDKKEYIKTVRLEAVDRGNVKNYTHIFEANNLIKVDAAHQIEVEGVTRGTVELNKSLFETIPLYAIQDHLGKYHQVKTVQQEEILTGDVRSYRWLFETRPIDQFDESLCKFQIIRGISAEEIQAGSVKSARWLFETQPLDSIKYFSNEEETESKTEQTADIVKGDVKTCKWLFETQPMESLYEKVSLMTNTEDIHKGDVRGCTWLFETQPLDTIKDDSEATVKLQTVKQEEIQGGDVRTTCFLFETENLDNIQGNEGKETKPVEMDIQAGDVSGMKYKFENQPLDSISCSSEDVLNKIKTLKTEDIQNGNVLHCRWLFENKPIDRIKENQEGDGLVKTVTDIQGGNVRKGCFVFETFSLDEIKKESDGISTRETNTEEVIKGDVKSYKMLFETQPLYAIRDQEGFYHEVTTVKKEEVIHGDVRGTRWLFETKPLDSINKSEDVYVIKSVTQEDIQKGDVSSVRYRFETQPLDQISDESHNIVHTVDYIQGGNVKMGKQFFESENGDKKNYIRTVSVNEIQKGNVKTSTWLFETHSIDELGEGSGYENIKTVTQEEVQKGDVKNAVWLFENQTLDSIKEVDEGAAKMTKEEIPPSDVKTTTWLFETTPIHEFNGTRVEKVEIIGKSIKETLESLYSQRVIEAPGIIIEADEVGDVRMAKYKLMNQTTPEIQKEDVIRADLKSIMMNLLSQKDCTKKEIFVSEEEKGNVNLTKTQLLNRSTEFHAEKEEIVRGDVKQAITNLFSEERCAKKGILIQEDEKGDINMTIYCLLHENAGDKIEREEIIGGDVRRTIHNLLSSTSNAKIPERTKIDASERGNVQFFTTCIETGALDYLKQLQTGTNETLTARKQEGGEEIIGGDVEGTKLLLKKRPSLFERTVNETDIISGDVHNTIKVLMTGLQSSSNKTQKEEIIKGDLKPTLNSLNQAMNQKIMAKTEEVIKGDKLDTLESSDRQKESKQSGSIPSDIEQAIECLEKATNTRTEILKKELILDDLETSLRSLKEAQWGFKEVDKAGINKEDALPGMAGFSERQKTGINPAAVQRDKKSLLQPVPGPFEPVTRQQAGPGTLNETTQKSYHRSLIEERSEANLPRAPKGTVKIVIDREQNNDALEKSLRRMSNSEHRVIKSVLDMGDRIGISTESKEYLCGGKDMGKQVTATTSMKENLKTKESENVIDSKDDIFNFTQSVEKTFRKQQTQICELGNDHQKSQFQDSYRKRQTNTKNMNISSVVQSYTPNPTQHLVNKTAGEMHGMTRDFQKQTLLSQETRYSHKDTKKNDRCLQPLPADKDVHNVTGVRVSGKSHKKFQATDKEQKIDVCLESQDFLMKTNTSKELKMAMERSFNPINLHPEYNIKENEDSLPPPSPPPPPPSNASSEIEFPLPPPPPLMLLPEKDEFPPSSSTEKTKSEFESFPSLPLPPPPVDEKSERECLSASLPPPPKPSQAAHLLASSVLENQSEAFTQQYSQREASSSQQIHSQANTLTGKSPPPTLPKPKLPKRIKDKMSQQSPNGELGRSLSDMEIKTTLSKNQKRSMVATGSEYTEIQQEVSRKGLDERKQLSVHSANSLSQTAPEIPALKGKQTVPLVKSHSFPSGSEQQSPKPYVRKFKTPLMIAEEKYRRQKEEIEKQRQENPCHSIVQTETYHQNISEREKELASHKAAEAVLTPRKDLDLTRAQSNLDSKNRAVLAGMSSDSQLSTASALMVATERLQHVLADSEDKCTIRKEGIQSSKDMLQSKSACEISQSHNESKTQQTLEQHVENLPFPQSKPIFPSFKVKTIKLPTLDHTSTETDLSSESHIKQSEVDIQTIAKPMNQEIKKTQARAQCDNKQPVPEKSSQLPKTEKRVTVQMPENYSEKNQESKLKTVPKRQRGFGEFDRGNILGSEEKNQDLSMSRSKEDRLIVERKQEDLQDQRVPRLVQQKIIDVCLDSQTQNFQQTQIQASGSTVEHKKLPQSPNDVPEKKCLRDNDMQQRHVSPNTEDLKQEITQNTSPFSSVKGSQHDDGKCSINILEFLRKREELQQILSRVKQFEAESNKSGLKTFQTLLNIVPVWLISEEKREYGVRVAMENNLEKVKEEIARIKTQAEDMLVHCEHIIQTAMMVSQTGKQKDKPTHLNEMSLKVSNVNASSNKCTEQKENKIVEEKLSSHHQVATTHNPASTHQETKGGDNKIAPPSLKTRPPSPTFITIESTARRAEASTKSELSQSPKKNSCAEPPPPRPTEHTSRLHRTCTPPSPPRSRSEQLVRLKDTTARLARGTVPCSPGTPVPIVEKRSEVVMSPATLRRQIKIESHARDSPPTITIPVSVNHVVSGSFRDSVEAQESMRKIEQKETYIHKDEMNSINNTVPATESYDAVEIIRQVGGPRLSERTERFEAANQTVQMAERFLNGHENEINRWFREFENGPVFGAKTERRAYANGEINHNMKQESHTFCKEEFGLASSGNANFTAFSYRHPRERQEEVPAMQPRVHSEGRSLSEHFLGLDAFNHQIVGSKVATSSSRSSEAGRSGFDFKHAPPTYEDVIAGHILDLSDSPTNLRRDFQQTWQESERVFQRLGYETAAAQAPEMSRAFQEESAFISETAGPRQGNLHNLSKDSLSNGAPRSRQAEFS